ACTTCTTCCAAGAACTCTTGACTAATTAAAAGATGGTTGATGCTGCTGCAACAGTGGCTTTGGAAACGCTGCGTGATCTATTGATCGAAGAAGTGAAGTTTTTATCAGGTGTCGAAGGTCAGGTTGAGGATGTCGGAAGGGAGCTTCAAGCGATGCGCCGTTTCTTGAAGGATGCCGACAAGAGGCGGGACATATACGACTCTGCCATCGTGCGTGGTTGGGTTTCAGAACTTATGGATCTGGCAACAAGGGCTGAGGATGTTCTTGAAAAATATGCTGTTGAAGTTGTATCAAAAAGAGGAGCCAAGAACTTGAAAAAAAGGCTCAAAAGATTCACTTGCATATTGTGTGAGTGTTTGGCTCTTCACGAGATAGGGAAGGAGACTGCTGGTATTATGTCTCGCATGGCTGAACTCACCAAAGACCTGAGGTCTATAAGTATCGGGGAGGGGTCGTCAAGTTTCGAATACGTTGACGATCAACGATTGCTGAGGCAAACATACGGTCATGAGATTGAAGAGCACTTCGTTGGGATGAAGAATGATATAGATCGTCTTGTGTTGCGCATGAAAAATGATGATAGGTCATCTCGAGTGATTTCTATATGTGGGATGGGTGGTTTGGGGAAGACCACTCTTGCCAGGAAAATTTACCAACACAAGTTCGGTTTTGAAGCTCGTGCTTGGGTTTGCATTACGCAGAAACTTCAAGCAAAAGCTATTTTGCAGGAAATATTGAGGCAACTTCTTCCAGGAGAAAACAATGAAGGACAGACAATCGAATCTATGGTGACAAAACTATTCAATATACAGAAAGAGAAAAAGTGTCTGGTGGTTCTTGACGATATATGGGAAATTGATCATTGGAATATCTTAAAGAAAGCATTTCCGATTGAAGAATCGAAATCCAAAATTTTGCTCACCACTCGAAACCAAAGGGTTTCAGAGACAGGATTTGTCCACAAACTAGATTTATTGACGGAGGATGAAAGTTGGGATCTGCTTCAAAAGATAGCTCTTCCCATCCATCAATCTGAAGGTTAGTTTTATTCTGTGGGTTGATCGATACTTATAATAACCAAAATCCAAGTCCAACAAAATCGATCtctcttatatatattttttctttgtttGGTCGAGAATCACGTTGATTGAGATTTTGACTATATTTTGTAGCACGAGACTTTTCCTTTTCTTTACACGCCTCACCCTTCAATTTTTGACAATATTTTGTAGCCAACTCGAAACAGTTTGAAGCTATAGGAAGGGAATTGGTAGGCAAATGTGGGTGTCTACCCCTAGCAATATCCGCTATTGGTGGAATTTTGCGAGGACAACAAAATCCAGGGGACTGGAATAAGGTCCTCAAGAATATGGATTCGCACCTGAAGCACGGGAAAGGTGTTGATGCCAATGATAAAAGGGTAGAACAGGTGCTAAGCTTGAGTTATAACGTATTGCCTTACTACCTAAAATTATGTTTCCTGTATCTAGGATGTTTTCCAGAGGACAAGAATATAAATGTGGAAGATGTATATTTGATATGGATGGCAGAAGGATTGATTTCATCAGACGATAAAGGGCGAAATGAAACTCTTTGGGATGTTGCTGAACGTTATTTAAATGAGCTAGCAAGCAAATGCATTGTTCAGGTGAAAATGAGTATTGAGGGATTTAAATCATGCCGTCTTCATGATTTGGTGAGAGATCTATGTTTGTCAAAGGGAAAAGAAGACAAGTTTTTTGAGGATTCTCAAGGAAAAATTCGAAGATTGACAATCAATTTGAACGATGACGATTCACAGTTTAAAAATGCCAAATTACGATCTCTTCTATTGATATCCAAATCGAGATATGATTATCATGATATTACTCACATTTGGAAAAATCTACTCAGCAAGGCATTGCTCAGATATCTTAAAGTCTTGGTATTGGAAAACTGCATATTTGAGGATGATAATTTGCCTGGTGCCGTAAAAAAACTAGTGATGCTCAAGCATCTGAGTATAAGAGATAGCGTAGTCGTGGAGTTGCCAGAATTTGTGTGCAAACTACCATGTTTACAATCAATGGATCTTCGAGTGGCAAAAAAGATTACATTACCAAGTTCGATTGAAAAGATGGGACGATTGAGGCATCTCTTTCTGAAGCCAAGAAAAACAACGAAAATTGATGGTGGGAGACTGAGACTCGATGGCTTAACGGAATTGGAGACGTTGATTGGGTTCAGTAGTAAGCTCTTTGAAACCAACCATCTCCTCAAATTAACCAACCTCCAACGTTTTGATGGGATTGTTGATGATTTAGAAAGCCTTTCCGTGGTTGTTGATCACATCAGTAAACTCAAGGATCAGCTTCGGGAGGCAAGATTAGAAATTAATGTGAGGGATGATTTGAGTTCCGAACAAGGTTCACTTGTCATTGATTCGTTAATGTATTGCCCACTCAATTATTTATCAATTCATGGGAAATTGAGGAGATTCCCGACTTGGGACCCTCAGTTACTCCACAATCTTGTTTATTTGGTGCTTTCTGGTAATGAAATTGTGGAAGATCCGACGGAAACACTACAACATCTTCCCACGCTACAATTTCTTTGTTTAAGCAATGACGCATTTGTTGGCACAGAAATGGTTTGTGGGAGTAAAGGATTTCCTCagctcaagaatctcatacttGAGGGATTGAGTAATTTAGTGGGATGGAGAGTGGAAGAAGAGGCAATGCCAAATCTTTCGGATCTCTGGATCTGTAAGTGTCCAAAACTGGAGATGATTCCAGAAGGAATGATTTCCATGGCTTCCATCACAAACCTGACCATATATGGCATGCCCTCTAATTTCATGGAGCGATTGAGAATTGGAGGAGAAGATTATCCCAAAATCGGTCATATACCATTCCTTGATTTTGGCTCAGGAATTCCTTGAAAATATTTCATAACTGGAGATGATTCCAGAAGGTCATTTCTTGACAAcatttcataatttaatcatgtttTATCTTGTATATACACAACATTTTGGATTTGTGTGCTTCCAAACAAAAGGGCACTATATATTGACCTTGACATAATAAGTAATATCTTTGTTGTACCCATTCTACACTTTATCCgtcaaatattgaaaattaatatatgttttttttatttatttgatatcttaggctacgtttggttgAAGGATAGAGTAAACTAATGATTGgtacgtaaatgataaagaaaatgattgtgataggattgtaatatatggtgtaaaataatattatgtttggtaagatttttaagtgtaggattattttgaattttttgatgaaaagacgaatttgcccttccccttcgcgACGGCGACAGTGGCGGTGGTGGCCGGCGGTCGGGCGGAAATGGTCTGCCGGAAAAGGTCGGCGGGTGAGAGGGCCTGaaacgtcgctattagcgacggaatagCGACGGATTTGCCGGAAATGGTCTGCCGGAAATGGTCTTGCGACGGATttaccgtcgccgatcttgttTAGATTGGCGACAATttctgaaaaaccgtcgctattagcgacggtttttgataaaaccgtggctattagcgacggtttttgagaaaaccgtcgctatttgggacagatttttacaaaccgtcgctaacttgagtttgaatttaggagaagggtaaaaatggaaaaataggaggtattaagagtgggaTAATTTATCACACCTAAATTGTCAGTATTATTTGTCCAACAAATAGTAGCTACAGTGCGGGCTTTTCAATTTTATCACGGGCCCTCGTATTTCCTAAAAATCCAACCAAACGGGTGATTAGCCGGGATAAAATAATCTATCCCGGCTAATCACCCGAACCAAACGCAGCCTTAAAGGTCAAACAAACATACTTGTTGTAGTTCAAGATCTCTAACATAAGTCAGAACATTACtttcttttcaaattaaatgatcatttctgtacaaattttaaaacataatacTACTAGGATTTTGAATCACatgtatattttattttctacttatttatatcaataaaaattttaaatgatgAATATtcaaattaacaaaaaaatcttcaaattaaaaatcttaaaagaTGAATAAGCAAGTTAAGTTAGCCAAATAGAAATTCATCTTGGAATTAATGGAGGAAGCAACAAATAATGTGATTGCCGAAAAAATTGTGCAACAGTGTAGAAATTCATCTTGGACTTAACGGACCAAATTATCTTTAACAATTTAATCATCGTATAATATGTCATGCATATTAATTTCAAAAACTAATatagtaataataattattaatattaataataatatttataattccaatatcaaaatattttaaaaaattatttttaaaataagacatCATATCTTTTTAACTCCTAAAATAACTCATAAGATATAAGAGTTTATAAgttatttcaaataattttagCAGTATAGGGAGGTGAATACAAAAAATTCTACAATTTTAAATGACTACATTTTAGAGGATTAATTGTTAATTCGAATGCTTGATATAACTTACACATAATTTGTAAAATCCAAGATCTCGATTTTATCGTGATAGTAGTTGTAATTTTTAGATTGGATAATTCTACCgtgtacaatatttttattaactCAAGAATTGGAAATAAAATCGTGTATTTTTCGGAATTTGAGATATGCAAGATCGTACCGGATATATATCTAAGATTTGACATACCTGGATAAAGTTTTTAGGTAGAAGATAATCCAATCTTGGAACTAAAAATCTTGAGGATTTTATcatgtaattttcgaaaataatattgAAAGATTTGttaaggattttcgaaaatagtagGGAGAGTTTACGAGATAAATGCAGTCTTGGGAAATATTTAAAAGTTCAACTACCAGGATTTTAGGAAAACTAATCCAAATATTATTTGTGGAAAAATACCACTAAATTTCGGATTTAAGTAAGCAAATTTGTGATttttaagaaatataattttttattattttaggaagtaaaaaatctaccgaatattgggaattagacacaaaaatcgaaattttgcaGACTGGGCAaggcataatttcgaaaattatccttgggatatatacatacatttcGAAATTTAGGATAAAGAATAAATGTAGATTTGATCACGATTTTAGATGGAGATTTGATTCAGATTCAAACGCGATTTGGTACACGATCAGGATAGTAGCCAActcctataaataagagggCTCAGTGTCTCGAAAATCACACCTCTTTTTCCCCAAATTTTCGAGAATTCCCCCCCTAGTTCCTTAGGATTTTCGAGCacagcgaagcgctgccgcAGTCCAGCCACCGGAGTTTTCacgtttttcttcaagaaatttaaggtaagtgggcttgttttaaattattgaatttcGATGCATATATTTTCGGTTTTATAAAAATTCGGGCGAGTACAATTCTTCTTCTACACTCTTCTGGTTACGATCTTTTTGGCATGATGTAAATGTTTTGACACTGTGAGAATTCAACTcgatatgggtgggaatcccaaccatacGTACCCTGACGCGGTGGGGGagataaccgctatacggcctcgtccccttagaggagtaaaaattatggactgatatcagtaaaccattgaaAGTAGATGAATCTCAGTGTCTGGAAAATGTTATGCATGTGATATGAATGATGTTATGTAAGTCATGTGATTtcgaaattttatgcatgttgttatatggtactcgaacggcccccacttgctgagtattcccaaaatactcaccccttacaacctTCTCAGATAAATCCGAAGAGAAATCAGAGGAACAAGTTGAGTAAGAAGATTCGGATcaattttggggatggtgaaattatttaaatatcgaGAATTATGCTGCAAAGATTTAAGAATTTTAGtaggtttattttaattgtaaacgcttccgcaatttattaaatttattcagttgtaaagacaatggttGTTTTTtcgaatttatgaaataaactggtttcggtttatactgtgctacgaggctAGTCGTTTTTTCGATTTTGTGATTGATGAGcgacgccggtgtcaatcccgagtttcggggcgtgacatttaagtggtatcagagccgccaagTTCATAATCCGAGTGCGAAAAATcgagtttcaaa
This region of Primulina eburnea isolate SZY01 chromosome 14, ASM2296580v1, whole genome shotgun sequence genomic DNA includes:
- the LOC140812247 gene encoding probable disease resistance protein At1g58390 isoform X2 translates to MVDAAATVALETLRDLLIEEVKFLSGVEGQVEDVGRELQAMRRFLKDADKRRDIYDSAIVRGWVSELMDLATRAEDVLEKYAVEVVSKRGAKNLKKRLKRFTCILCECLALHEIGKETAGIMSRMAELTKDLRSISIGEGSSSFEYVDDQRLLRQTYGHEIEEHFVGMKNDIDRLVLRMKNDDRSSRVISICGMGGLGKTTLARKIYQHKFGFEARAWVCITQKLQAKAILQEILRQLLPGENNEGQTIESMVTKLFNIQKEKKCLVVLDDIWEIDHWNILKKAFPIEESKSKILLTTRNQRVSETGFVHKLDLLTEDESWDLLQKIALPIHQSEAIGRELVGKCGCLPLAISAIGGILRGQQNPGDWNKVLKNMDSHLKHGKGVDANDKRVEQVLSLSYNVLPYYLKLCFLYLGCFPEDKNINVEDVYLIWMAEGLISSDDKGRNETLWDVAERYLNELASKCIVQVKMSIEGFKSCRLHDLVRDLCLSKGKEDKFFEDSQGKIRRLTINLNDDDSQFKNAKLRSLLLISKSRYDYHDITHIWKNLLSKALLRYLKVLVLENCIFEDDNLPGAVKKLVMLKHLSIRDSVVVELPEFVCKLPCLQSMDLRVAKKITLPSSIEKMGRLRHLFLKPRKTTKIDGGRLRLDGLTELETLIGFSSKLFETNHLLKLTNLQRFDGIVDDLESLSVVVDHISKLKDQLREARLEINVRDDLSSEQGSLVIDSLMYCPLNYLSIHGKLRRFPTWDPQLLHNLVYLVLSGNEIVEDPTETLQHLPTLQFLCLSNDAFVGTEMVCGSKGFPQLKNLILEGLSNLVGWRVEEEAMPNLSDLWICKCPKLEMIPEGMISMASITNLTIYGMPSNFMERLRIGGEDYPKIGHIPFLDFGSGIP
- the LOC140812247 gene encoding probable disease resistance protein At1g58390 isoform X1 → MVDAAATVALETLRDLLIEEVKFLSGVEGQVEDVGRELQAMRRFLKDADKRRDIYDSAIVRGWVSELMDLATRAEDVLEKYAVEVVSKRGAKNLKKRLKRFTCILCECLALHEIGKETAGIMSRMAELTKDLRSISIGEGSSSFEYVDDQRLLRQTYGHEIEEHFVGMKNDIDRLVLRMKNDDRSSRVISICGMGGLGKTTLARKIYQHKFGFEARAWVCITQKLQAKAILQEILRQLLPGENNEGQTIESMVTKLFNIQKEKKCLVVLDDIWEIDHWNILKKAFPIEESKSKILLTTRNQRVSETGFVHKLDLLTEDESWDLLQKIALPIHQSEANSKQFEAIGRELVGKCGCLPLAISAIGGILRGQQNPGDWNKVLKNMDSHLKHGKGVDANDKRVEQVLSLSYNVLPYYLKLCFLYLGCFPEDKNINVEDVYLIWMAEGLISSDDKGRNETLWDVAERYLNELASKCIVQVKMSIEGFKSCRLHDLVRDLCLSKGKEDKFFEDSQGKIRRLTINLNDDDSQFKNAKLRSLLLISKSRYDYHDITHIWKNLLSKALLRYLKVLVLENCIFEDDNLPGAVKKLVMLKHLSIRDSVVVELPEFVCKLPCLQSMDLRVAKKITLPSSIEKMGRLRHLFLKPRKTTKIDGGRLRLDGLTELETLIGFSSKLFETNHLLKLTNLQRFDGIVDDLESLSVVVDHISKLKDQLREARLEINVRDDLSSEQGSLVIDSLMYCPLNYLSIHGKLRRFPTWDPQLLHNLVYLVLSGNEIVEDPTETLQHLPTLQFLCLSNDAFVGTEMVCGSKGFPQLKNLILEGLSNLVGWRVEEEAMPNLSDLWICKCPKLEMIPEGMISMASITNLTIYGMPSNFMERLRIGGEDYPKIGHIPFLDFGSGIP